A region of Streptomyces deccanensis DNA encodes the following proteins:
- a CDS encoding DUF6000 family protein, with protein sequence MVERRWRRELRGSQAGRVPVMTPEEAARWNAVNRYVKPRADRRSIGRYGELLSGRFLRFEGATRRRFLHPLLADASSITDADLEALLFEGWRPRLTAAWLIGVSRRTSFRARLGELLLASETVYAGLGYCFAPARFGTQEDAELLAAYLDRYLPRTDLRYDQPVAMGALLYVDSRLGTAHAAPFTAPGSLYQRWVEVVVHESDGPAYAPDQQLAAMTRLCDFADGWTTPG encoded by the coding sequence ATGGTGGAGCGGAGATGGCGGAGAGAGCTGCGCGGGTCGCAGGCGGGTCGCGTGCCGGTCATGACTCCGGAGGAGGCGGCCCGGTGGAACGCCGTCAATCGGTACGTCAAGCCGCGCGCCGACCGGCGGAGCATCGGCCGGTACGGGGAGCTCCTCAGCGGCCGGTTCCTGCGGTTCGAGGGGGCCACCCGGAGGCGGTTCCTGCACCCTCTGCTCGCCGATGCCTCGTCGATCACGGACGCCGACCTGGAGGCCCTGCTCTTCGAGGGCTGGCGGCCCCGCCTCACCGCCGCGTGGCTGATCGGCGTATCCCGGCGGACCTCCTTCCGGGCCCGTCTCGGTGAACTGCTGCTGGCCAGCGAGACGGTGTACGCGGGCCTGGGCTACTGCTTCGCGCCGGCCCGGTTCGGCACCCAGGAGGACGCGGAACTCCTCGCCGCCTACCTGGATCGCTATCTGCCCCGCACCGACCTCCGCTACGACCAACCCGTGGCCATGGGGGCCCTCCTGTACGTCGACAGCCGTCTGGGCACGGCCCACGCGGCGCCCTTCACCGCGCCCGGCAGCCTCTACCAGCGCTGGGTGGAGGTCGTCGTCCACGAGTCGGACGGCCCCGCGTACGCCCCCGACCAGCAGCTCGCCGCCATGACCCGCCTCTGCGACTTCGCCGACGGCTGGACCACGCCCGGCTGA